From the Acidimicrobiales bacterium genome, the window CGAGACGACGGAGGTCGAGATCACGGCGTTCGACGAGGTGACCGAAGAGTTCGCCGCGGCCGAGGGGGAAGGCGATCGGTCGCTGCGACACTGGCGAGCCGTGCACGAGCGGTGCTTCGGGCGCGTGTGTGAGCGCCTCGGACGTGAGCCCTCGGCCGAGATGGAAGTCGTGTGCGAGCGATTCCGGGTGGTCTTTCGCGCGACCTGATCGCCGACGTCGACGCACGGATGGGAGACGCACCGGCGACAGTCGGAGCCGAATGCCCTCGTCGACCGAGCCACGAGTATTCACTCTCCGCGACCGCGGCGGAGCGGGAACATCGGGTGGCGTGGGGTTGCGTGCACGACGAGACTCTGGCGATGGCGAACGAACTCGAAGTTCACTACGGCCGACACGGCGGACTGGTCTCGGACATTCTCGCCGGGCTCTCCGCCGCGGGGTACGACATCGACTCGCTCGACCCGACGGCACTGTCGGGCGCCGACGAGTTTCATCTCGGCGGACGGCTCGCGACGCTCGCGCTGATCGACTCGATGCGCCCGAGCGTGCCAGGTTCGGTGCTCGACGTCGGGTGTGGGATCGGCGGGCCGGCGCGCACGATCGCGAACGAGCTCGGCGCAACGGTCCTGGGCATCGATCTCACCCCATCATTCGTCGAAGCAGCGACCGAACTCACCGCCCGAGTCGGCCTCGACGACCGGGTGTCGTTCGAAGTCGGCGACGCGCTCGCCCTCGACCTGCCCGACGAGCAGTTCGATCTCGTCACGCTCTTCCACGTCGGAATGAACATCGCCGACAAACCCCGCCTCTTCGCCGAACTGGCTCGCGTCCTGCGGCCGAGTGGCCACGTGCTGGTGTACGACATCATGCGAATCGCTCCTGGGAGTCTCGTCCTGCCGATGCCGTGGGCATCGTCGGACGATCACCAGCACCTCGGTGAGGTGGACGACTATCTCGGCGCACTCCGGGCGGCCGGCCTCACGCCCGGGGAACCGGTCGACCATCGACCGATCGTGAGCACCGCGCTGCAACGTGCCGCCGACGCACCACCGCCGGTGAACCTGTCGAACCTGATGGGGCCCGACTTCGTCGAGATGTTCACGAACTTGCGGACCGCGATGGCGGCAGGTCTCGTGGCACCGATACAGATCGTCGCGTCCAAGCGGGATTGAACCACTCCCGATCGCGCCGGCCGGGCCGACCGCCGATGCGGTAGCTGCCTCGCAAGTGATCCCTGCGCTGGTTTAGGAGCCTTTTGAGGTTCTGCTAGGGCCCTTGCGGTACGAGCTCGTCCATGGTGGACGGATGTCCCGTCCGATCGCCGCTCGCGGCGCACTCCGTTGGCTCGCTCGTCTCCACAGCCCATTCGTCCAGGTCGCGATCGCCGGGGCGGCGGGGATGGTCGTGATCGGTGTGGGGAGTCTGGTCGCGTCGCACCGCGCCGGTGAGGCGGAGGCGATGAACGACGTACGGTCCCGGACCGAGTCTCTGGCGAGGACGGTGCTCGAGCCGAACCTGTCCGCCGCGCTCCTCGACGGGGACCCGACCGCCATCGAACGACTCGACGCCATCGTGGACGAGCGAGTGCTCGATGGTTCGACGTTGCGGGTCAAGCTCTGGGACGCGAACGGTCTGGTGGTGTATTCCGACGAGCACCGACTCATCGGCGAGCGCTATGACCTCGACGACGACAAGAACGCCTCGCTGCGCAGCGGCCAGGTGGTGTCCGAGGTCAGCTCACTCGACGGTCCCGAAAATCGCTTCGAGACCGCAGGTCAGGCGCTCGAGGTCTACTTGCCGGTGAAGGGCCCGAACGGCGAATCCCTCCTCTTCGAGTCGTACTACGCGATGTCCGCCGTCGACGCCTCGAGCGCGCGCATCCGCGCCGAGTTCGCGCCGATCGTGATCGGCTCGCTGCTGGTGATGCAGGCCATGCACTTCGGCCTGGCCTGGGGTCTGAACCGGCGCCTCCGCCGAGGCCAGGCTGAGCGGGAGCGCCTGCTGCACCGGGCAATCGAGTCCTCGATGCTCGAACGCCGCCGCATCGCGGCCGACCTGCACGACGGGGTGGTCCAGGATCTCGCCGGAACCTCCTTCGCCATCTCGGCCGCCGCCGAGACCGCATCGCACACGTCCCCGGAGTTGGCGAGGGATCTGCGGTCCGCCTCGCTCGGAACGCGACGCAGTCTGCAGTCGCTGCGCTCCCTGCTCGTCGACATCTACCCGCCCAACCTCACGTCGCAGGGGCTCGAGGCCGCCCTGGTCGATCTGCTGGCGCCGGCTTCGGCGATGGGGATCCACACCGACCTGGTGGTCACGGGCGAGGTCGACCGATCGATCGAGACGACCGGCCTCGTGTATCGAGTGATCCAGGAGGCGACGAGAAACGTGTTCCGCCATGCGGAGGCCGGCACGATCGCCGTCTCGGTGACGGTCGATGACGATTCGACCGTTGCGACCGTGGTCGACGACGGCCGTGGATTCGAAGCGGACACCGGCTCGCCGGCCGGACACCTCGGCCTACGGGTCCTCACCGACCTGGTGGACGATGCCGGAGCCCGCCTAGAGGTGGACTCGACGCCCGGCGCAGGGACCTCGATCCGTCTGGAGGTGCCGGCGTGATCCGAGTCCTGCTCGTCGACGACCACGTGATGATCCGTGCGGGGCTGGAGCGCCTCCTCGAACAGGACCCCGGTGTCGAGGTCGTGGGGTGGCCGATCGAGGGCCTGCCGCGCTGGCGCTCGACTCGGCGTTGGAGCCCGATGTCGTCGTCATGGACATCTCGATGCCCGGAATGGACGGGATCGAGACGACCCGCCGCCTCGTCGGCCACCGCGCCGGCGCCTGTGTGGTGATGCTGACCGCCCACGTCGATCGCGGTCGGGTCCTCGACGCCCTCGATGCGGGTGCCGTGGGCTTCCTGGCGAAGGACGCCGAACCCGCCGCCCTGCTCGCGGGGATACACGCCGCGGCCAACGGGGACGCGCCGGTGGATCCCCGAGCGGCGCGGGCGATGATCGATGCCCGAGCGGGCCGTGTCGGGCCGGCGCTCACCGACCGCGAGGCCGAGGTGTTGGCGCTCGTCGCCCAAGGCGAAGCCAACAAGGCGATCGCTCGCCGACTGAGCATCAGCGAGAAGACCGTGAAGGCCCACCTCACGCGCGTGTTCGCCGCCCTCGGCGTCACCGATCGGACCCAAGCCGCCCTGTGGGCTGTCGACAACGGCTTCAGCGAGTCGGCGGATCGCGATGCGGTCCTAGGACCAAGGTCCACTACCCGATGAGACGCCTACTCGCTCACGATCGAGACATGCAGATCTCGCCTGCCGGTCACCGGCGCCGAAACACCCTGGTCCCGGCCGACCCCCATGGTCTGAGCGAGGCCGTGCTCGTGACCGACGACTGCGACACGGTGCTGGAGGTCGTCGGCGGGCCTCCCTGCGCCACCCTCGACGTGTTCGTCGCCGGCCGGTGCATCGGTTCGCTCACACTCGACCACCTCGGCGCCGGTTCCGTTTCCGTAGGAGAGACGGCCTCGGCCGGCGGCCACGGCTGGGTTCCGGTCGTCCTCCGCCACGGGGACTGCACGCTGCTGAGAGGGTTCCTCGGCGCCGATCGCCACCTCGGCCCGTCGCCGGCAGGTCGGTCATGACCCGCTTCCTGCTCTACAGCCACGACACCTACGGTCTGGGCCATCTTCGACGGAGCACACTGCTCGCCGACGCCATCGTTGGCGCCGATCCGCAGAACGAGGTGCTCCTCGCCACCGGTTCACCCCAGGCGCAGGCCTTCTCGTTGCCTTCCCGGGTCGATTCGCTCAAGCTGCCGTCGGCGACCAAGGACGGCGCAGGAGCGTATGCCCCGCGGGAGCTCGGCGGGTCGATCAGAAAGCTGGTCGATCTGCGATCCGCGCTGCTCATGGCGGCAGTCGACAAGTACGCACCCGAGGTGATCGTCGTCGATCATGCGCCCTTGGGGATGGCGGGCGAGCTCGTTCCGCTCCTCGACCGCCACGCCAAGCGGCGCGGCGGTCCCCGGCTGGTCCTCGGTCTCCGGGACATCATCGACGATCCCGAGAAGGTCGATCACGACTGGCAGCGCGCCGGGGTCTGGGAACGGCTGGACTGCTATGACGACATCCTCGTCTACGGCGACCCTCGGATCCTCACGACCGCGACCGAGCTCGACCTCCCGTCCCGGGTCGACGCGGCCGTCACCTACACGGGCTACGTGGCGCCGGTGATGCCGGTGCCGGTGACACAGGACGAACCGTTCCTGCTGGTCACCCCCGGTGGTGGCGGCGACGGTCAGGCCATGCTCCGCTGCTACCTCGACGCCGTCGAGGCCGGCGCGACCGCCGGGCTGCGATCTGTGATCGTCTCGGGACCGCTGATGTCGTCGATGCTTCGCGACGAGCTCGTCGACCGAGCTCGTCGATCACCGTCGGTCGAGATCTCGAGCTTCAGCGACGACATGCGGGCGCTCATCGCCTCGGCGGCTGGCGTCGTCTCGATGGCGGGCTACAACACGGTGGTCGAGGAGCTTTCGGCCGATGTGCCCGCGCTCTTGGTCCCGCGTTGTCGCCCCCGTCTCGAGCAGCACATCCGGGCCTGTCGCATCGCCCCGCACACCCGCATGCAGCACTGTCCGATCGAGAAGCTCGACGTCGATGCGATCGGACAGTTCGCCGCCCGGGCGTCGCAACCGCGTCACGCCAGGCGCCAGGGGATCCCGATCCGGCTCGACGGGGCCGCGACCGCCGCCGACCTCCTCGGGCGTCCCCACCGCACCCATTGCTCGCCCTCGCCGACCCTCGAACCTGCCGGAGCATTGCCATGATCGACCAGATGGTCCACCCCTCGCTGTCGCACCTGGAGACGACCCGCCTCCATGTCGGCTACGTACTCAAGCAGTACCCGAGGTTGTCGGAGACGTTCATCCTCAACGAGATCCTCGGCGTCGAAGGGACCGGCGCGAAGGTCTCGGTGTTCTCGCTGCGACCGCCGACGGAGGGACGGTTCCATCCCGATCTCGCTTCGGTCGAGGCCGACGTCCACTATCTGGCGGCCCCCGACAAGGCGGTGTTCCTCGATGCGATCCGCGCCCTGCCCGACCTCTGCGCGGACCGGCTCGTCGACGTCCTCGCCTTCGTGGACCTCCTGCCCGCTGACCGGCGGGCTCGGCTCGTCCTCGACGCGATCGCCGTGGCCCGCGAGGTCCGCCGCTCGGGGGTGGAACACTTGCACGCCCACTTCCTCACGGTGGCCGCGCACACCGCCCACCTCGTCCATCTCCTCACCGGCGTCCCCTACACGGTCACCGCCCACGCCAAGGACATCTACCGCCACGACGTGAACTGGGAGATTGCAGCCCGAGTCGGGTCCCGCGCCGCCGCGGTCGTCACCGTGTGCGATGCGAACCTGAGTTACCTGCGCGGTCGGCTCGATGGCTCGGGGACCCGACTCGTTCGGATCTACAACGGTCTCGGACCGCAGGCCGCGCCGGCGCCGTTGGCGGCTCGAACGAACGGGCTCGTGCTCGGCGTCGGCCGAATGGTGGAGAAGAAGGGCTTCGACGTGTTGCTCGACGCGTTCGCCGAGGTGGCCGCGACCCGCCGCGACGCTCGCTGTGTGCTGGTCGGCGATGGCGACTGCCGTGCCGCGCTGGAGGCACAGGCTCGGCGTCTCGGCATCGCCGACCGCGTCACCTTCACCGGGGCCCAACCGCAGCAGGTCGTGGGCGACTGGTTGCGTCGCGCCCATGTCATGGTGGCGCCCTGCCGGGTCGGCGAGGACGGCAACCAGGACGCGCTTCCGACCGTGCTCCTCGAATCGCTCGGCGCGGGGTTGCCCTCGGTGTCGACGCCCGTGGCCGGCATCACCGAGATCATCGAGCACGGCATCGAAGGCCTGATCGTGCCTCGCGACGATGTCGAGGCGACCGCCGCGGCCATCGTCGATCTGTTCGACGACTCTGAACGGTGGCGGACCATGTCCGATGCCGGACCCCGCAAACTCGCAGCACGGTTCGACCGCTCCCGGACGATCGCCGAACTCGTCGGTGTGATGGATCCCATCGGAGCGACGCGGTGACCCGGTTCGACATCATCCAGGTCAGCGCCGACCGGGGAATCGCCCCGGGCTCGACCAAGGGCGCGGCCCAGCACCTCCGGGGCATCGCCGGAGGTCTCCACCGCCGGGGTCATCGGGTCACGACCTACACGCCCCGACGCGCCGAAGGGCGGTTTCCCACGGCGTTGCTGCCGCTCGAGGACCTCGCCCGGATCGGTCATCACGCCGGTGGGGACGACCGGAGAATCGTGTACGAACGCTACTCACTCGGTCACAGCGGTGGACTCGAGCTGGCTCGCCGGCTCGGGATCCCGTTCGTCCTCGAGGTGAACGCACCGCTGGTCGACGAGGCGACGGGCCATCGCCCCGACACGCTCGGGCCGACCGACGCCCGGGTGGAAGCCGAGCTTCTCGACGCCGCCGATCTCGTCATCACGGTGTCCACGGCCCTGGCCGAGTGGGCCGACGCCCGGCGTGCCGGCCCGACGATCGTCGTGGCGAACGGCTACGAGCCGGCGTGGTTCGAGCGGCCGGCGACGCCGGGCACGCCGCGCTTCCCGCTCGTGTTCATCGGCCACCCGAAGCCCTGGCACGGCGCCGACCGGCTCGTGGACCTTCTCGCGGCACTGGCCCGGATCGACCGTCGCCCCGACCTGCTGGTCATCGGTGGCGGTCCGGGTGCCGACACCCTGCGCACCGCCGCCCGTGACGCAGGGGTCGGTGCCCAACTCACCATCACCGGGCCACTCCCGCCCGACGAGGCTTCGGCGATGCTGCAACACGGGGGCATCGGACTCGCCCCGTATCGGCGCCAGGACTCGTTCTACTTCTGTCCGCTCAAGATCATCGACTATCTCGCCGCCGGCCTCGCCGTCGTCGCCACCGATCAGGGAGACATCGGCGAGCTGGTCGGCACCGCCGGACTCGTGGTCCCTCCCGATGACGACCACCGACTCGTCGATGCGGTCGTCGCCCTGCTCGACGATCCGGCCGCGCGTGCCGTCTGTGGTGTCCACGGCCGCAGTCGGGCGATGACCTCCATGACGTGGGACCACGTCGCCGAGCGGACAGAAGCAGCGATGCTCACCCATCTCTCCCCGTTCACGGTCGACGCATGAGGTTCTCGCGCTCCCGTTCGACGGTGGCGGTCGACCCGTCCGATCTGCGCAGGGCGCTACGGGCGTTCGCCCCCGCGCTCGGAGGGCAGCGGCTCCGCATCGCCACCACGATGCTGCTCGCGCTGGCGGTGAGCGGGCTCGAGATCCTCAAGCCGTGGCCCATCACCTGGGTGATCGACGCGTTGACCGTCCCCGCGTCCGCCACCGGCGCGGCGGTTGACCCGGGCCCGGTGTCCCTGGCCCCGATCGTCGCCTTCGCGGCCCTGGCGTTGGCGATACCGGCGTTGCTCGGAGTCGCCATGGAGCGCCTCGACCTGGGCGTTGCGCAGGTCAGCCGCAAGGCCACCGTGAGGATCCGCAGCGACGTGTTCGAACACATCCAACGGCTCGAGCTCTCCCAACACCAACAGCACTACAGCGGTGATCTCATCGTCCGCCTCATGGGCGACGTGAACATGATCCGGGACCTGCTCTTCCCCAGCTGGGTCAATGTCGTCTCCCGGGGCTCGGTCCTGATCGGCGGCTCGATCGTGTTCGCGATGGTCGACTGGCGCCTGTTCGCCGTCGCCCTGATCCCGCTCCCACTGCTGTGGGTGTCGCTGGAGCGGACCTCGTCGGCGGTCAAGTCGGCCGCCGGCAAGTCCCGCCGCAAGGAAGGTGCAATCGCATCCACCGCGGCGGAGTCGATCCGTCAGGTCGGGCTCATCAAGGCGTTCGCAGCCGAGGGACGTACCTCCGACGCCTTCCGGAGCAATGCCCGCAGCGCAGAGCGGGCCACGATGGCTGCGGCCCGGCACTCGGCCCGCATGGTGCGGCTCACCGAGATCCTGACCGGCGGCGGCGTCGCCCTGGTCCTGGTCATGGGCGCGACCCGCGTCCGGGCCGGGCTGCTCACGCCCGGCGAGCTGGTCCTGGCGCTCTCGTACACCTCGATGATCTACAAGCCGATCCGCAAGCTGACCGGCGAGGGCGCACGGATCGCGAAGGCAACCGCGTGCGCGCTGCGGGTCCTCGACCTCCTCGAACAGCCGATCGAGGACTCGGTCACGGGCCAACCGGTGGCGACGCTCGACGGCGACATCGAGTTCATCAATGTCGGCCACGCCTACCACGACGGCCGGGCCTCGTTGACCGACTTCAGCGCACACATCTCGGCCGGACTGCTCACGGCGATCATCGGCGAGAACGGGACCGGGAAGTCGACGCTGTTGTCGTTGCTACTCCGTCTTCACCGGCCGACCGCGGGCGAGATCCGCATCGGGGGTACCCCGGTCGAGGAACTGCAGCTCGGCGGCTATCGCGAACAGATCGCGTACGTTCCCCAGGAGCTCGCCCTCTTCGGTGGCACCATCCGCGACAACATCGCGTTCGGTCAGCCGTCGGCCACGGACGAGGCCATCCACGCCGCGGCCTCCGCCGCGCTGCTCACGCCGGTGCTCGAGCAACTGCCCGACGGCATCGACACGCTCCTCGACGAGGACGGTTCGTCCCTCTCCGGAGGGCAGGCCCGACGGGTGATGCTGGCTCGGGCCGCGGTGCGGGACGCGTCGATCCTCGTGCTCGACGAGCCGCTCACCGGCCTCGACCCCGACGCGCGCGACACCGTGGCCCGAGCCATCAAGAACATCGCGGCTGGTCGCACCACGCTCGTCATCCATCACGGCGACCTCGACGAACTCGATCCCGACGCCTGCCTCCGACTCAGCCACCGCCCGAGACCGCAGCCGCACCTCGAGGCCGTCTACCGATGACCACCACCACCTCTCCTCCAGTCGCGCCGCCGCGTCCGGGTTTACCGCGACCGGTCACCGCACTCCTCGACACGACCGCCGCGACCCGAATCCTCTCCGATGCCGGCCTTGTCATCACCCGAGCCGAACCGCACTACCTGCGGCACAAGCCGGGCGAGACCACGATCGTCGGCTACCGATTCGCCACTCCCGATCTCGCCACGCCGGCGCTCGGCTACGCACACTGGTGCGCATCCGCGACCCGAGCCGGGGAGGTGCATGCCAAGGCACTGACGCTGCACCCTCGCCCGTCCGCTGTCGGCGTGTCGGTCGTGCGAGTCGATGACCACACCGTCTTCTACGGCTTTCCCAACGACGCCCGGCTGCGCCGACTCCGGTGGCTCACCACACCACGAAAGCTGAAGCGCGTCTTCGCGGCACTGGCACCTGCGGACGGCGAGATCTCGAAGGAGCGCTCGGTGAGCACCGTGCTCAAGTACAAGCCGGAACGGCGACTCGTGACCCGGGTCGACCTTGCCACCGCCGATGGTCCGGTCCAGTCGTTGCTCGTGCGCTACACAACGGGACGCGACGCCCCACGGCTGGCCGCCATCGCCGAGGCGCTGCGGGCCAACGGCGTGTCGACGCCGAGGCCGCGATTACAGCTCGACGACGGACGGGTCGGCGTCGACGACTTCATCGACGGCGTGGAGCTGCGGACATGGCTCGTCCACCGGGAATCCGTCGCCGACCAGCTGGCCGAGTCGCTCCACGGCTTCCACTCCACCGCCGTGCCGGCCCGCACGCCGGTCCGCACCGAGACCGACGACGGCACGAACGCCGTCAACGGGTTGTCGGCGCTGGCGCTCTGGGATCGCGACCTCGCGAGGATGGCGCAGGGCCTGTCGGAGGAGCTCGCTCGCCGGCGGCCCGCGTCGGTTGGACCGACCGGCCTGATCCACGGCGACCTCCACGACAAGAACATCCTGATCGACCACGGTCGGCCCTGGTTCATCGACCTCGAGCGAACCGCGGTCGGCTCGCCGGCCAGCGATCTCGGGCGGCTCCGCGCCCACGCGATCTCGCTCGACATCCGTCAGCCTGGCTGGTCGCCGGGCGCCGTCGCGCACGCCGAGGACGTCATCGCGGCCTACCGTTCCCGGTCGGGTCGCGTGTCGGCTTCGATCGACGATGCCTCCCTTGCGTGGCACTGCGCCGTCGCCCTCGTGGACCAGGCGCTCCTCGTCGTCCGCCACGTCGAAGCAGGGTGGCAGGCCAACGCGACCGCGCTTCTCGACGCCGCGACGGACGCGCTCCGATGAGCGGATGGTCGGCGGTGTGGCCGACGGCGTTCCCTCGGGCGAGCGGACCCTGGACACTTCGCGACGGGGACCGGTGGGGGACCCTCGATCCCGAGACGGGTCGGGCCGTCGAGGCCGACCCGGCCGCCGATGAGCGGCTCCCCGGACTGGACGCTGCGCTCCGGGTCGGGGACCTGCGCGGGTACCGGGCCGGCCGGCGGGCGGTCGTGGCCTCGCCTGCGAGCTTCGTCAAGGTGGTCAGGCCCAGCCGGGTCGACGCGTTGGTCAAACGGCACGACCTGCTGGGTGCAGGCCGCCGGTGCTTCTCGGTCCCGGCGGTGATCGCGGCGACCGCCGACGGCCGGGTCGAGTTGTCCGTCGCGGCCGGACGGTCGCTTCACCACGCGCTTCGCGCCGAGCCGGTGAGACCGCTCGACGACGTCGGTCCGCTGATCGCATCGCTCCACGACCTGCCTGCGCCGGATTGGCTGCCGAACAGGCCCCCCGACGACCCCGGCACTTGGATCGCGATCAGCCGCCGTTCTCCGACCCCGCACCTTGCGGCCATCGAACGGACGGCCCGGGCACTCCCGCCGATCGTCGCGACGGGCGAGACACTTGTCCACGGCGACCTCCACGACAAGAACATCTTCCTGGCCACGAAAGGCGCAGGCGATGCTCCGGGCCACGCGCTGATCGATCTCGACAGTCTCGGCCGCGGCGCCGCGGAGGACGACATCGCCAACCTCGCGGTGCATCTCGAGCTCCGGAACCTCCAGGGTCAGGCTGGGGTGGCGTTCGGCGCCCGTTCGCGGTCGTTGTACGAGAGCTACGAACGGCTGCGCCCGCTCGATGTGGAACGACTCCGTGTCGTCGAGCAGCACACGTGGTTCCGTCTTGCCTGCATCTACCAGTACCGATGGGGGAGTCGTCACCTCGTACCCGAGCTCCTCCGTGCCGTCGGCTACTCCAGGGCGAGGACCCCGCGGTCATGGCGTCGCCGCTGATCGCGAACGCGTGCCGATGTACATTCGGCCCATGACGACGGCGGTACTCCTGGATCTCGACGGCACGATCACCGATCCGGCCCAGGGGATCTTCAACTCGGTCGTGCACGCGCTGGATCGGCTGGGCAAGGACCCGCTCGGCGCTCGCGAGCTTCGGTCGTTCATCGGTCCGCCGCTCCGGCAGTCGTTCGCCCGCGTCGGGGTATCCGAGGCCGAGATCCCGGCTGCGATCGCGGCCTACCGCGAGCACTTCGCCACCGACG encodes:
- a CDS encoding ABC transporter ATP-binding protein codes for the protein MRFSRSRSTVAVDPSDLRRALRAFAPALGGQRLRIATTMLLALAVSGLEILKPWPITWVIDALTVPASATGAAVDPGPVSLAPIVAFAALALAIPALLGVAMERLDLGVAQVSRKATVRIRSDVFEHIQRLELSQHQQHYSGDLIVRLMGDVNMIRDLLFPSWVNVVSRGSVLIGGSIVFAMVDWRLFAVALIPLPLLWVSLERTSSAVKSAAGKSRRKEGAIASTAAESIRQVGLIKAFAAEGRTSDAFRSNARSAERATMAAARHSARMVRLTEILTGGGVALVLVMGATRVRAGLLTPGELVLALSYTSMIYKPIRKLTGEGARIAKATACALRVLDLLEQPIEDSVTGQPVATLDGDIEFINVGHAYHDGRASLTDFSAHISAGLLTAIIGENGTGKSTLLSLLLRLHRPTAGEIRIGGTPVEELQLGGYREQIAYVPQELALFGGTIRDNIAFGQPSATDEAIHAAASAALLTPVLEQLPDGIDTLLDEDGSSLSGGQARRVMLARAAVRDASILVLDEPLTGLDPDARDTVARAIKNIAAGRTTLVIHHGDLDELDPDACLRLSHRPRPQPHLEAVYR
- a CDS encoding methyltransferase domain-containing protein is translated as MANELEVHYGRHGGLVSDILAGLSAAGYDIDSLDPTALSGADEFHLGGRLATLALIDSMRPSVPGSVLDVGCGIGGPARTIANELGATVLGIDLTPSFVEAATELTARVGLDDRVSFEVGDALALDLPDEQFDLVTLFHVGMNIADKPRLFAELARVLRPSGHVLVYDIMRIAPGSLVLPMPWASSDDHQHLGEVDDYLGALRAAGLTPGEPVDHRPIVSTALQRAADAPPPVNLSNLMGPDFVEMFTNLRTAMAAGLVAPIQIVASKRD
- a CDS encoding response regulator transcription factor — translated: MADRGPAALALDSALEPDVVVMDISMPGMDGIETTRRLVGHRAGACVVMLTAHVDRGRVLDALDAGAVGFLAKDAEPAALLAGIHAAANGDAPVDPRAARAMIDARAGRVGPALTDREAEVLALVAQGEANKAIARRLSISEKTVKAHLTRVFAALGVTDRTQAALWAVDNGFSESADRDAVLGPRSTTR
- a CDS encoding glycosyltransferase family 4 protein is translated as MTRFDIIQVSADRGIAPGSTKGAAQHLRGIAGGLHRRGHRVTTYTPRRAEGRFPTALLPLEDLARIGHHAGGDDRRIVYERYSLGHSGGLELARRLGIPFVLEVNAPLVDEATGHRPDTLGPTDARVEAELLDAADLVITVSTALAEWADARRAGPTIVVANGYEPAWFERPATPGTPRFPLVFIGHPKPWHGADRLVDLLAALARIDRRPDLLVIGGGPGADTLRTAARDAGVGAQLTITGPLPPDEASAMLQHGGIGLAPYRRQDSFYFCPLKIIDYLAAGLAVVATDQGDIGELVGTAGLVVPPDDDHRLVDAVVALLDDPAARAVCGVHGRSRAMTSMTWDHVAERTEAAMLTHLSPFTVDA
- a CDS encoding glycosyltransferase family 4 protein yields the protein MIDQMVHPSLSHLETTRLHVGYVLKQYPRLSETFILNEILGVEGTGAKVSVFSLRPPTEGRFHPDLASVEADVHYLAAPDKAVFLDAIRALPDLCADRLVDVLAFVDLLPADRRARLVLDAIAVAREVRRSGVEHLHAHFLTVAAHTAHLVHLLTGVPYTVTAHAKDIYRHDVNWEIAARVGSRAAAVVTVCDANLSYLRGRLDGSGTRLVRIYNGLGPQAAPAPLAARTNGLVLGVGRMVEKKGFDVLLDAFAEVAATRRDARCVLVGDGDCRAALEAQARRLGIADRVTFTGAQPQQVVGDWLRRAHVMVAPCRVGEDGNQDALPTVLLESLGAGLPSVSTPVAGITEIIEHGIEGLIVPRDDVEATAAAIVDLFDDSERWRTMSDAGPRKLAARFDRSRTIAELVGVMDPIGATR
- a CDS encoding sensor histidine kinase — protein: MSRPIAARGALRWLARLHSPFVQVAIAGAAGMVVIGVGSLVASHRAGEAEAMNDVRSRTESLARTVLEPNLSAALLDGDPTAIERLDAIVDERVLDGSTLRVKLWDANGLVVYSDEHRLIGERYDLDDDKNASLRSGQVVSEVSSLDGPENRFETAGQALEVYLPVKGPNGESLLFESYYAMSAVDASSARIRAEFAPIVIGSLLVMQAMHFGLAWGLNRRLRRGQAERERLLHRAIESSMLERRRIAADLHDGVVQDLAGTSFAISAAAETASHTSPELARDLRSASLGTRRSLQSLRSLLVDIYPPNLTSQGLEAALVDLLAPASAMGIHTDLVVTGEVDRSIETTGLVYRVIQEATRNVFRHAEAGTIAVSVTVDDDSTVATVVDDGRGFEADTGSPAGHLGLRVLTDLVDDAGARLEVDSTPGAGTSIRLEVPA
- a CDS encoding phosphotransferase yields the protein MTTTTSPPVAPPRPGLPRPVTALLDTTAATRILSDAGLVITRAEPHYLRHKPGETTIVGYRFATPDLATPALGYAHWCASATRAGEVHAKALTLHPRPSAVGVSVVRVDDHTVFYGFPNDARLRRLRWLTTPRKLKRVFAALAPADGEISKERSVSTVLKYKPERRLVTRVDLATADGPVQSLLVRYTTGRDAPRLAAIAEALRANGVSTPRPRLQLDDGRVGVDDFIDGVELRTWLVHRESVADQLAESLHGFHSTAVPARTPVRTETDDGTNAVNGLSALALWDRDLARMAQGLSEELARRRPASVGPTGLIHGDLHDKNILIDHGRPWFIDLERTAVGSPASDLGRLRAHAISLDIRQPGWSPGAVAHAEDVIAAYRSRSGRVSASIDDASLAWHCAVALVDQALLVVRHVEAGWQANATALLDAATDALR
- a CDS encoding glycosyltransferase, with protein sequence MTRFLLYSHDTYGLGHLRRSTLLADAIVGADPQNEVLLATGSPQAQAFSLPSRVDSLKLPSATKDGAGAYAPRELGGSIRKLVDLRSALLMAAVDKYAPEVIVVDHAPLGMAGELVPLLDRHAKRRGGPRLVLGLRDIIDDPEKVDHDWQRAGVWERLDCYDDILVYGDPRILTTATELDLPSRVDAAVTYTGYVAPVMPVPVTQDEPFLLVTPGGGGDGQAMLRCYLDAVEAGATAGLRSVIVSGPLMSSMLRDELVDRARRSPSVEISSFSDDMRALIASAAGVVSMAGYNTVVEELSADVPALLVPRCRPRLEQHIRACRIAPHTRMQHCPIEKLDVDAIGQFAARASQPRHARRQGIPIRLDGAATAADLLGRPHRTHCSPSPTLEPAGALP
- a CDS encoding phosphotransferase; amino-acid sequence: MSGWSAVWPTAFPRASGPWTLRDGDRWGTLDPETGRAVEADPAADERLPGLDAALRVGDLRGYRAGRRAVVASPASFVKVVRPSRVDALVKRHDLLGAGRRCFSVPAVIAATADGRVELSVAAGRSLHHALRAEPVRPLDDVGPLIASLHDLPAPDWLPNRPPDDPGTWIAISRRSPTPHLAAIERTARALPPIVATGETLVHGDLHDKNIFLATKGAGDAPGHALIDLDSLGRGAAEDDIANLAVHLELRNLQGQAGVAFGARSRSLYESYERLRPLDVERLRVVEQHTWFRLACIYQYRWGSRHLVPELLRAVGYSRARTPRSWRRR